The Gemmata palustris genome includes a region encoding these proteins:
- a CDS encoding DUF4337 family protein yields the protein MANTHEHLEHAEHAEHHASDPFNQRVAVSMAIVAAILAAISMVGHRTHNKVLQLQGDSNRLLGDVNRIIGDANRIGTDAGHAEVEKSNLFAWYQSKRLRQSEFEISAALMELVPSPEIVRKDADEDTKKKATEISAARAKAATDWKKRAAEYNKSNDKKDNLPDLLERGDEASKRAEKLHAEATRVGTEAAKFRQQAAEKSEEAEHVHHQADRFDVAHLSAEIGLVLCSIALLTKKRAYWFIGLTAAVVAIGLTASAYMIPHHPHAAPDAPVHATPNEQGKPH from the coding sequence ATGGCGAACACGCACGAGCACCTGGAACACGCCGAACACGCCGAACACCACGCCTCCGACCCGTTCAACCAGCGGGTCGCGGTTTCAATGGCGATCGTCGCTGCGATCCTCGCCGCAATCAGCATGGTGGGGCACCGCACGCACAACAAAGTGTTGCAGCTCCAAGGGGACTCGAACCGACTACTCGGTGACGTCAACCGGATCATCGGCGACGCGAACAGAATCGGCACAGACGCGGGGCACGCCGAGGTGGAAAAGAGCAACCTGTTCGCGTGGTACCAGTCCAAACGGCTCCGTCAGTCGGAATTCGAGATATCTGCGGCACTGATGGAACTCGTGCCCTCCCCCGAAATCGTGCGCAAGGACGCCGACGAAGACACGAAGAAGAAAGCGACCGAAATCAGCGCGGCGCGAGCGAAGGCGGCCACCGACTGGAAGAAACGGGCCGCTGAGTACAACAAATCGAACGACAAGAAGGACAATTTACCGGACCTGCTCGAACGGGGTGACGAGGCCAGTAAGCGGGCCGAGAAGCTGCACGCCGAGGCGACCCGCGTGGGGACCGAGGCCGCCAAATTTCGCCAACAAGCCGCCGAAAAGAGCGAAGAAGCCGAACACGTTCACCACCAGGCCGACCGGTTCGATGTCGCGCACCTGTCGGCCGAAATCGGTCTGGTGCTCTGCTCAATCGCCCTTCTAACCAAGAAGCGCGCGTACTGGTTCATCGGACTCACGGCCGCGGTGGTGGCAATCGGGTTGACCGCGTCCGCGTATATGATTCCTCATCACCCGCACGCGGCGCCCGATGCGCCCGTTCACGCCACTCCCAACGAGCAGGGGAAGCCCCACTGA
- a CDS encoding GIY-YIG nuclease family protein, with product MSRTPRDGRSHPRLFADGFDGFGPSRFRPASEVVPVFEVRGKRFSRLKRGTKKNAPKAPGVYGMLDSRDRLIYVGKAKNLRSRLLCYFRENSRDPKAGKIIEQTKRLVWEQCGDEFAALLRELELIQRLRPRYNVLGVPGFQRHHYICVGRTPAPYVYVTSTPTGKELGTYGPLVKWGKSDDAARRLNDWFKLRDCPQTVALSFAEQGELFDPDRGAKCLRFELGTCCGPCVSACSRKDYSDGVRAVKAFLDGRNRSVLRTLQGQMEEAASEFQFEKATSLRDKLQALQWLDDRLSLLRTARDRNSFVYPLTGADGRSRWYLIHRGEVQAVAVPPTAGSAESVSALLAATFADHPAPAVLSDVAVDSVLLVSSWFRKYSDERAKLLPRAKAEEVCATEGAPRETPAP from the coding sequence ATGAGCCGCACACCCAGGGACGGGCGCTCGCACCCGCGGCTCTTCGCGGACGGCTTCGACGGTTTCGGGCCGAGCCGGTTCCGCCCGGCCAGCGAGGTCGTTCCCGTGTTCGAGGTCCGGGGCAAGCGCTTTAGCCGGTTGAAACGCGGAACGAAGAAGAACGCCCCGAAAGCGCCCGGCGTGTACGGGATGCTCGACAGCCGCGACCGGCTCATCTACGTCGGCAAGGCGAAGAACCTGCGCAGCCGGCTGCTGTGCTACTTCCGCGAGAACAGTCGCGACCCGAAGGCCGGGAAGATCATCGAGCAGACGAAGCGGCTCGTGTGGGAGCAGTGTGGGGACGAGTTCGCTGCGCTGCTCCGCGAACTCGAACTCATTCAGCGCCTGCGCCCGCGGTACAACGTGCTGGGCGTGCCCGGCTTTCAGCGGCACCATTACATTTGCGTGGGGCGCACCCCCGCTCCCTACGTTTATGTCACTTCTACGCCGACCGGGAAGGAACTCGGAACCTACGGACCACTTGTGAAATGGGGCAAGTCCGACGACGCGGCGCGCCGACTGAACGACTGGTTCAAGCTCCGCGACTGTCCGCAAACGGTGGCGCTGTCGTTCGCGGAGCAGGGCGAGTTGTTCGACCCGGATCGCGGGGCGAAGTGCTTGCGGTTTGAGCTGGGAACGTGCTGCGGGCCGTGTGTGAGCGCGTGCTCGCGGAAGGACTATTCCGACGGGGTCCGCGCGGTGAAAGCGTTCCTTGATGGGCGCAACCGGTCGGTGCTGCGCACGCTCCAAGGCCAGATGGAAGAGGCCGCGTCCGAGTTTCAGTTCGAGAAGGCGACGTCCCTTCGCGACAAGCTCCAGGCGCTCCAGTGGCTCGACGACCGGCTCAGCCTGCTGCGCACCGCGCGCGACCGCAACTCGTTCGTGTACCCGCTCACCGGCGCTGACGGGCGCTCGCGCTGGTACCTGATCCACCGCGGTGAGGTCCAGGCGGTTGCGGTCCCGCCGACCGCGGGCTCGGCCGAATCGGTGTCGGCGCTGCTCGCGGCCACGTTCGCCGATCACCCCGCGCCCGCGGTGCTGTCGGACGTCGCGGTGGACAGCGTGCTCCTCGTCTCGTCCTGGTTCCGCAAGTATTCCGACGAGCGCGCGAAACTGCTCCCGCGTGCGAAGGCCGAAGAGGTGTGCGCGACCGAGGGGGCGCCCCGCGAAACGCCCGCGCCGTGA
- a CDS encoding helix-turn-helix domain-containing protein, translated as MPIRPSKNVVQKMIEFPPDQVAEVEKFAASRGESFKSVVLHALRRHLKYPPPPPDPAPTEPLPPEKQGSHAGYVLQEYRSEHNLSVAQVAESLGLTSEQVEALEAGREATVGEAVLIAHGIGDPFTFLSSPERDQWSKAKAARETAVKESRKRKK; from the coding sequence ATGCCGATTCGACCGTCGAAGAACGTCGTTCAGAAGATGATCGAGTTCCCGCCCGACCAGGTGGCCGAGGTGGAGAAGTTCGCAGCCTCCCGCGGCGAGTCGTTCAAGAGTGTCGTGTTGCACGCGCTTCGGCGCCATCTCAAGTACCCGCCTCCGCCGCCTGATCCTGCGCCGACAGAACCGCTTCCTCCGGAGAAACAGGGAAGCCACGCAGGTTACGTTTTGCAAGAGTACCGCTCAGAACATAATCTGAGTGTCGCCCAGGTGGCTGAATCGCTGGGGCTCACTTCAGAGCAGGTTGAGGCACTCGAGGCCGGTCGAGAGGCGACCGTTGGCGAAGCTGTGCTTATCGCGCACGGAATCGGTGACCCGTTCACGTTTCTGAGTAGCCCCGAGCGCGATCAGTGGTCGAAAGCTAAAGCAGCAAGGGAAACAGCAGTGAAAGAATCGCGAAAGCGAAAGAAGTGA
- a CDS encoding fasciclin domain-containing protein: protein MRPKLTAGAVLATVLALALPARTADTGTIYDTLTTRDGHTVLSVAVKEAAESAALKGTTQYTLFAPLDSAFKKLDDTTIGEIATKKDVVQRLLRSHLVMGKYTTADLKKLDGKELKTVHGNVLKVEDTKDGLLVGGVKIVTADIVCSNGVIHTTDAILPMPKE, encoded by the coding sequence ATGCGTCCCAAACTCACCGCCGGTGCGGTACTCGCCACCGTCCTCGCGCTCGCACTGCCGGCGCGCACCGCCGACACCGGCACGATCTACGACACGCTCACCACGCGCGACGGGCACACGGTTCTGTCCGTCGCCGTGAAGGAAGCCGCCGAATCCGCCGCGCTCAAGGGCACGACCCAGTACACGCTGTTCGCGCCGCTCGATTCGGCGTTCAAAAAACTCGACGACACCACGATTGGTGAGATCGCGACCAAAAAGGACGTGGTGCAACGGCTCCTCCGCTCGCACCTCGTCATGGGAAAGTACACCACTGCGGATCTGAAGAAACTGGACGGCAAAGAACTGAAGACGGTCCACGGGAACGTACTGAAGGTGGAGGACACGAAAGACGGGTTGCTCGTCGGCGGGGTGAAGATCGTGACCGCAGATATCGTGTGCAGCAACGGAGTTATTCACACAACCGACGCGATACTCCCAATGCCGAAAGAGTGA
- a CDS encoding BON domain-containing protein, whose translation MNTCPIMTSELIDALTSSPLGQLRRLRVTENENEVVLTGQVSSYYLKQMAQETIRIAVGVRRLLNRVEVCAADAA comes from the coding sequence ATGAACACCTGCCCGATCATGACATCCGAACTGATCGACGCGCTGACGAGCAGCCCCCTCGGTCAACTCCGCCGCCTGCGCGTGACCGAAAACGAGAACGAGGTCGTCCTCACGGGCCAAGTGTCCAGTTACTACCTCAAGCAAATGGCACAGGAAACCATTCGCATCGCCGTGGGCGTGCGGAGACTCTTGAACCGCGTGGAAGTCTGCGCTGCAGACGCGGCCTGA